The Acyrthosiphon pisum isolate AL4f unplaced genomic scaffold, pea_aphid_22Mar2018_4r6ur Scaffold_10038;HRSCAF=10641, whole genome shotgun sequence genomic sequence tatttacaaaaaaaaaaaaaaaacagtgtcccgaaaacaatatattttatacgggaAAAAAATGTGCACAGTTGTCAAGTGCTAATATACGAACTGGATGGGTTTTACCTACACGCATACGTCACGACTTGCAGTTTGTTTGCGAATTAATCTATCATATACTTGcgatatatacctaattgtagGTGCCcacaatataaataagttaCCTATATTGCAGTCGTTTACCgttagacataatattttgttaataactgAACGGAaactataaatttgtttttgtcgtTTGTAGCGTTTTGGACTTACTAAGTGACGAGTTGTTTATTGTGAATATAGCCGACGATAAGTACAAGCCGTGCAATAACAAGACTGGTTTACCGGTAGATGCGTTGCTACGGAGTTTACTGTACGGAATTCGCTCTATTCCCAACTGATATTTGTCAGCGGTCCAGACTTGATACGTCATCAGGGGATAGCCATATTCCTTGATTCTGCGcgactgtaatataataataatttttgttattaaactaTTTCAAAACGGTTTTCGGAtctttcaaaatttaatgtgTGCGAGTCAGTTGTCTcaagttatatttgtatacggTACCAGCTATTAGGCATGCCTAACATGATCCATTATGttaatgtttatgaaatatactatataatatagatattattaaactgAATGGAGTGGAccagattaatatattaaataaggggaaatataaatgcatttatagttttattgcgtataggtaatacaaaattacaaaataaaattatcgaattattataacaaaattgtaaCTATAGCTCTACTTAAAAGAAAACTCACacgaaaattagtattttattataattgaatttagtGTAATGAACTTCAGTCACTGTTGAATACACATGTTTATCAAATagttgaaaatacaaattattaattcaggtagcgaaatatttaaaattatatcttgtttagttttttcttgtgaatatcattattcattcatTTACTTGGGTACCTTTAGTAGGTCATAAGCATTCAAGCGTACCTATGGCCTATACTAAACTATGTACTTTGAATAAAAGAACATGATATGTTAATCAAATCTGTATTCAGAGCCGATtcagtataaattgtataatacaaatatttcagtTAAATAATATGACCCGATGGTTACGTTGAGTTGGGTTAGCAACTATTACACGTAAATGGTGAGTTGACATTATGGAAATAAATGGAATCGGCATAATGATCATACCGATACACTAAAATGagcatgataaaaatatataatttaaccatCTTTTGGACGTCACGACGGAAAAGATGAACGTGTTTTAAGAGAAGCCTGTCGtcatattaaattacctataataaaattattaattatcatattataataatatgtggtagTGTATCTGTATGAATCTTTTACggtggtatttatatttttcaatataatttaactgttaACGTTAACTGTTATTTAACTGTTAACTATtggtaaatattgttatattatgtacctattttggaTTACGAAAAAGTTGCCCCCTATACATGGGATTAAAACCCGAGATGAAGTGAACTTATGAAGAACCTGTTTGTACTACATTTTAAAGCATTAACTATCCGAATTgaaaaagttatacatttttaactataaaccAATTTGgcgattttgattaattttgacaaaatttgaacttcaaatgcttatataaaaacagagtgtttatgtatttttaatgacttaaaatCGTAATAAGAAAAACCAATGTGAGACttgcatttaattttcaatttttttgaccaAGCCTTATATGTTAAATCAAcactttaaaatgaaaactagaataaaaagttataagttataacattttaacaatataataggttttCTTTTAcagagtattttttaattaaagatgTATGCAGAGTTTTGTCATGCGTCAAGTTGGCAAATTATTGGGTAGTCACGAAGTTACACTAGAGCGTGGACAaaataatcatgataatattataagtattgtaaataacatttatgttttttttttttaagaataatgaattataaataagtacctactattgtattcgcatacaaatacaatatacacattagTTAATTGTGTTGTACATTAAggttttcttatattaaaatggtaaaatgaattataattaaataataatatgtggtattTGATCACATgggaaaataatgataatagcgATTTATATGAAGAGCGCGCGTGTTcggtgttattaaaaatatttaatcgttaatttaatacaaattacaatctaatattaaaatattgtagtacAATATTCACATCGAAAAATCATTATGAACAcaagttttaaatgtaatttttaaaatcaatcttttataaaaaaaaaaagaaaatatacttaCGGACTCCAAGCAGGTGGCGTAATCACACGTGGTAACAACAATAGTTGCTAGAGTGATGACGGTTAGCAGACATTTTTCCAGTTTGAACGATTGCAtggttaaaagttatatataaaagttCGATTTCAATAGTTTTACTTGCTGTAATTTAAGTCTAACACCGAATAGGTGACTACTTTgcagtgaaaatattatattttaattgcgcACCATAGATTAGGTATACGCATATACTCTTATTAACCGCCTCGAAAACGTCATACCCCAACACTGCGAGATTCGTTTCAATTGCAACTCTGTTTTATACTGGTTTTTTCttatttgctatattatattgccgTACCATTCACTTTCCGCGTACACAAAGCATATATATGTACAGCTGACGCAGACGCAAAATCACACACACGATACCATAACCCCggataggtacgtatattataaccgGATAGGTATTATATCCTTAATTTTACATTGTCATCTCTCGAGTCCAAGACCGCGTTCGTCACTTCCCAGGTATGATTAATTTCGTATTTTGCGGCTTAATGACATTCccaattatgttattataatgcacGCCAATTATGCCATcttcagttttaaatatttaaatacgttgACGTTAAAATACGACGTATCATCGAATGGGCTCTTTAATCCCTCACCGTTCAAAGTCAGTGTACATACATATCATCCATCAATATGACACAACAACAAGAAAAACGCCAAACAATGCGCAAGTCAAGGACACTCAAGACCGCAGaccgaaaatataaatatttaattactcgGGCGAATGtccttatttatttatcgtataCAGTTTTATCCTATAGTTTTGTCATTGCTGCACGAGAAACCAAAATATAATCTTTTGATGGAATTGccgatatttttttgttttaatcccttcaaatataaaaatgttacctATAAAACGGaagtaaatatatacttttgtaatataatgtcCGATGTCCCTTTTTAAAAGTCTACCTTCAACCAATCTCCATACACATATACTtttgtaaattcatttttaccaatacaattatttcactGTTTGTGATTTAGCATGTGATTAGCAATCAAGCAAAGcatcaaacattaaaatttaaagtccTACGATCGTGagtttgattttttaacaaacgagtcaaaagattttaaatataatcacatagagcagtggttttcaacctttttgggtCCACGGctccttttgattttgaaatcaaatatacggCTCCCAtacgcaaatttaaaacaaacaattaatttacattattcaatccAACTTTATTCAATGACGAAATCTGTCGATCGGCCGATCTATCTCTCACATACCCAAGTGCGTACAACATGTATAGGGCGTGCGGACTTCACGGCAGCGAAAAGTAGacaacaaaaactataaattacctattacaatttttttttaattttcgaacgcggctcatttgataataaccgacgacgcccctgggagccgcgacgcacaggttgaaaaccactgacaTAGAGTACATTTTTACGGAACATTTTTCTAATGGTATGCTTTTATTCCATTGTTATAGCAGTGTGAAATCTgcatatagaaatatataaaattcaataagtatgttaattattatttaatatataattaaattttcctGGTTACGTGGTTACATATCTGCTGTATCACTGTTGAAAAAAGATaagtttcagttttttttcatacattatttttgttaataaatctaATTGATTATAACAAAGCTGTATCAATTATCGCTATAGTCATATGACGAATGTGCATGGAACAAGAATTTAAATTGTGGatgtttcaaaaacaaaactatatttaaatatcctaTTTCAGATCTAAGTGAAGCTTGGTTTTACagtgatgtgtatttttttgtattacctacATGTTAAACTTttaggattttaaaaatacgtatttatatgggttgtaata encodes the following:
- the LOC100570638 gene encoding gastric triacylglycerol lipase — protein: MQSFKLEKCLLTVITLATIVVTTCDYATCLESSRRIKEYGYPLMTYQVWTADKYQLGIERIPYSKLRSNASTGKPVLLLHGLYLSSAIFTINNSSLSKSKTLQTTKTNL